A single Bos mutus isolate GX-2022 chromosome 16, NWIPB_WYAK_1.1, whole genome shotgun sequence DNA region contains:
- the IER5 gene encoding immediate early response gene 5 protein — MEFKLEAHRIVSISLGKIYNSRVQRGGIKLHKNLLVSLVLRSARQVYLSDPCPGLYLAGHPGAPAPPQQPEESAAGPPAGWGEPPPPAGRAAWPEPEPQPERPAVPEVPRAGDAQPAATVTAAGDTLQGGEAEAPEAAWRRVEGPRETAIGGAGGPAEVSGVFPQGPKAARGPCGCPPGDEDRLSAAPRVDGCRAPRPAAAEPPASPPVCARKRGAAGVGCGPADCPAPGSTPLKKPRRNSEEQPGGAAAAAEEEEEMETGNVANLISIFGSSFSGLLRKSPGGGREEAEGEESGPEAAEPGQICCDKPVLRDINPWSTAIVAF; from the coding sequence ATGGAGTTCAAACTGGAGGCTCACCGCATCGTCAGCATCTCCCTGGGCAAGATCTACAACTCGCGGGTCCAGCGCGGCGGCATCAAGCTGCACAAGAACCTCCTGGTCTCGCTGGTGCTCCGCAGCGCCCGCCAGGTCTACCTGAGCGACCCGTGCCCCGGTCTCTACCTGGCCGGTCACCCGGGGGCCCCGGCGCCGCCGCAGCAGCCCGAGGAGTCGGCGGCCGGGCCACCCGCGGGCTGGGGGGAGCCACCTCCGCCGGCCGGCCGTGCCGCCTGGCCGGAGCCCGAGCCTCAGCCGGAGCGCCCTGCCGTCCCAGAAGTGCCAAGGGCGGGTGACGCGCAGCCCGCGGCCACGGTGACGGCCGCCGGGGACACTCTTCAGGGCGGAGAGGCGGAGGCGCCGGAAGCTGCCTGGCGCCGCGTGGAGGGACCGCGAGAGACGGCGATCGGAGGAGCCGGGGGTCCCGCCGAAGTCTCGGGGGTCTTCCCCCAGGGGCCCAAGGCAGCGCGCGGCCCCTGCGGCTGCCCCCCGGGGGACGAGGACAGGCTGAGCGCGGCCCCTCGCGTGGACGGCTGCCGCGCGCCGCGCCCCGCCGCGGCTGAGCCCCCCGCGTCACCCCCTGTCTGTGCCAGAAAGCGCGGCGCGGCGGGGGTGGGCTGCGGCCCCGCGGACTGCCCGGCGCCCGGCTCGACCCCGCTCAAGAAACCCCGCCGGAACTCAGAGGAGCAGCcgggcggggcggcggcggccgcggaggaggaggaggagatggagaccGGTAACGTGGCTAACCTCATTAGCATCTTCGGTTCCAGCTTCTCGGGACTCTTACGGAAAAGCCCCGGGGGCGGCCGGGAGGAAGCGGAGGGAGAGGAGAGCGGTCCGGAAGCCGCCGAGCCCGGGCAGATCTGCTGCGATAAGCCGGTGCTGAGAGACATTAACCCTTGGAGCACTGCCATCGTGGCCTTCTGA